From Salarias fasciatus chromosome 12, fSalaFa1.1, whole genome shotgun sequence, the proteins below share one genomic window:
- the LOC115398480 gene encoding uncharacterized protein LOC115398480 isoform X2, with protein MAITQLNISLNKAEEEALRARGFKMVEGNLTQGTQGNEVHLWHKDGHGNNITRIQFSYAAEMEKGFLDAGYMKIDKNIDAGTYGPEIYLWYIHGHTAADVAIKDLHLSMDANDEAQMLQAGFERLTCDLNYHTGGNRVFLWLEREKPVYIKDIKGTTDWSSDVTLLKEGYTRSDSYINKYVVQERVYIWYLNTTDQQDAIKDLQLSHNPQEYTNLQNQGYSAINMDLSQGTTRKPVFLWFKKDGFAPIRSMGVITDRAVKEYEKVGSVTRKMFSLEDFRSLASLVTFYLYFLG; from the coding sequence ATGGCCATCACTCAGCTCAACATTTCCCTGAATAAAGCTGAGGAGGAGGCGCTCCGTGCTCGAGGGTTCAAAATGGTGGAAGGCAATCTGACGCAAGGAACCCAAGGCAACGAGGTCCATCTCTGGCACAAAGATGGACATGGAAACAACATCACCAGGATTCAGTTTTCATACGCTGCTGAAATGGAAAAGGGCTTTTTGGATGCAGGGTACATGAAGATCGACAAGAACATCGACGCTGGAACCTACGGGCCCGAGATCTACCTGTGGTACATCCATGGCCACACAGCTGCTGATGTTGCTATCAAAGACCTCCATCTCTCCATGGATGCCAATGATGAAGCCCAGATGCTCCAAGCCGGCTTTGAGAGGCTGACCTGTGACCTGAACTACCACACTGGAGGAAACCGGGTCTTCCTgtggctggagagagagaaaccagtCTACATCAAGGACATCAAGGGCACCACTGACTGGAGCAGTGATGTTACCCTCCTGAAGGAAGGTTATACCAGAAGTGACAGCTACATCAACAAGTATGTGGTACAGGAGCGAGTCTACATCTGGTACCTCAACACCACTGACCAGCAGGACGCCATCAAGGATCTGCAGCTCTCACACAATCCGCAAGAGTACACCAACCTCCAAAATCAAGGGTACTCTGCGATCAACATGGATCTGAGCCAGGGGACCACAAGAAAGCCGGTGTTCCTGTGGTTCAAGAAGGATGGCTTTGCCCCCATCAGAAGCATGGGGGTCATCACCGACCGAGCTGTCAAGGAGTATGAAAAAGTCGGGAGCGTCACCAGAAAGATGTTCAGCTTGGAAGACTTCCGCAGCCTTGCCAGCCTTGTCACCTTCTACCTGTATTTCCTCGGCTGA
- the LOC115398480 gene encoding uncharacterized protein LOC115398480 isoform X1: MTKEPNMAITQLNISLNKAEEEALRARGFKMVEGNLTQGTQGNEVHLWHKDGHGNNITRIQFSYAAEMEKGFLDAGYMKIDKNIDAGTYGPEIYLWYIHGHTAADVAIKDLHLSMDANDEAQMLQAGFERLTCDLNYHTGGNRVFLWLEREKPVYIKDIKGTTDWSSDVTLLKEGYTRSDSYINKYVVQERVYIWYLNTTDQQDAIKDLQLSHNPQEYTNLQNQGYSAINMDLSQGTTRKPVFLWFKKDGFAPIRSMGVITDRAVKEYEKVGSVTRKMFSLEDFRSLASLVTFYLYFLG; the protein is encoded by the exons ATGACTAAA GAACCAAACATGGCCATCACTCAGCTCAACATTTCCCTGAATAAAGCTGAGGAGGAGGCGCTCCGTGCTCGAGGGTTCAAAATGGTGGAAGGCAATCTGACGCAAGGAACCCAAGGCAACGAGGTCCATCTCTGGCACAAAGATGGACATGGAAACAACATCACCAGGATTCAGTTTTCATACGCTGCTGAAATGGAAAAGGGCTTTTTGGATGCAGGGTACATGAAGATCGACAAGAACATCGACGCTGGAACCTACGGGCCCGAGATCTACCTGTGGTACATCCATGGCCACACAGCTGCTGATGTTGCTATCAAAGACCTCCATCTCTCCATGGATGCCAATGATGAAGCCCAGATGCTCCAAGCCGGCTTTGAGAGGCTGACCTGTGACCTGAACTACCACACTGGAGGAAACCGGGTCTTCCTgtggctggagagagagaaaccagtCTACATCAAGGACATCAAGGGCACCACTGACTGGAGCAGTGATGTTACCCTCCTGAAGGAAGGTTATACCAGAAGTGACAGCTACATCAACAAGTATGTGGTACAGGAGCGAGTCTACATCTGGTACCTCAACACCACTGACCAGCAGGACGCCATCAAGGATCTGCAGCTCTCACACAATCCGCAAGAGTACACCAACCTCCAAAATCAAGGGTACTCTGCGATCAACATGGATCTGAGCCAGGGGACCACAAGAAAGCCGGTGTTCCTGTGGTTCAAGAAGGATGGCTTTGCCCCCATCAGAAGCATGGGGGTCATCACCGACCGAGCTGTCAAGGAGTATGAAAAAGTCGGGAGCGTCACCAGAAAGATGTTCAGCTTGGAAGACTTCCGCAGCCTTGCCAGCCTTGTCACCTTCTACCTGTATTTCCTCGGCTGA